From the Trifolium pratense cultivar HEN17-A07 linkage group LG4, ARS_RC_1.1, whole genome shotgun sequence genome, the window CCCACCTCTATTCTCCATGAATATATTATGAATTTAAAATGATACATAATATTTGTACTATCTGTGTTTATTTGTAGTGAATATTAGAATTGTTGTTTCACAAGAACTTTGCTGGTACACATTTTCATTAACTCAATACTATAGTAGTGATGTTCTAAACAGCCATGAGTCTAAATATATTCACCTTACCCTGTAAACTAAATTATtgattgaattttgaaaaatgtcCATGCTTTGCAGGTCAATTTTAATAAGAGTATATAAGTTAAATTTCAACTGAAAACATTATTGACCCTTCAAGACCAAATATCCAGTTAGAGATAATATAAAAACCATTCATATGTGTTCACTTAACACCTTAAAATTTTGGGATAGCTGGATCATGACGGCATCAAATACGGAAATCTAAGTCTCAAATGAAGACATTACAAGACTGCAAAGTGCAAACCGTAAAAAGTTATGAATAATTACCTCAGCAGAATGCTCCTCATCCCAATTTTCAACCAGACTTCCTAAGACATATGGAGCATCATGCATGTCCTGAGAGTATCCCCCCAACATCCATATGAGAGCTGCCTTAGCCTTAGGTTCTTGGACATTGTTGCTACTGATATTCCCAACTGTGGCGATACAAACCTGACTCCATTGAGGATATTTTCTTAGAAGATCTTTCACAAGCAGCTGCATAAAATAAACTTTTGAACTTGTTAGTCTATTCTACCATTACCAGGTCAAATCAAAATGTCATGATTTTTATGTGTGTTCATATATCAACATGAAGCAGTGCAATATTACTCTTAGGAAAATATTCCAGGGTATCTAGCAGGTATTTGTCATGTTTACCAGAGCTTCAGATGTAACATAGTCCTTTTCCATCTCCAGAAACTGTAGAAGTCGATCAACAATTGCATTGCCATCATACTGCTGCAATGCTATCTTTCCAAGTTAACCACTTTATGGATGCACAAGAAATACTCTTCATAATGAGGTCAATATTTGAACCTCGGAACATCGTCTCACTTCAATATACTCGCCGAGTAATGAATAGTATATCTATAAATCTATACTGGAAGtcaattcaaattaaaatctacctataaattaattataatgttcAGACAGATGCAGGATTTCAAATACCTCATTTCCAGCAGGATGAAAGCCTCCACCTCCGTAATCAGTGAACTCATCAAAGCGATAaacaggctcagaccttcgtgGGTCCCATAAGACACCATTATAAAGTAGCCTTTCATCATCAGGGCTAAAGTGGATTAAAGAATAAGCATGACCCCGTCCTGTAGAAGTAGCGAGCGTATCTGACAATGTTCTTTCTAACTTGCCTTCTTGGATATCATATAACACAATTTCCCGTCCTGCAGATTCTGATGACAAGGCAGCGAATGATTTTCCGGAATTACTAAACCTGGCAGCCTTGCACCCTTCAAATGAAGGTGTGGGACCACCTAATATTGATGTTGCATCCCAGAGCTTAACATCTTTAGAGCATGAAGAAAGCAACAATTGGGTCTCACCAGAAACAAAAGACTGAACTAGGGCCAGAGGAACCTCGTGACCTGTGAAGCTCTCCACAACATTATTGTTGTTGGAATCAAAAAAATTGAGTTCTCCGGTGTGGCTACCTACAGTAATATGAGAAGAGCCTCCAACCAATGTAATGTAATGCACGTTAATAACACACCGGTGTCGTCCCGATAAGTGTGCCACGGCCTAAACCGACTAAAAACAAATTGACGATCCCTGCGATTACCATGTAGTCCACCATACGTAAACTTAAATTCACGGGTACCAAGCCGGGCAGTCACATTAGAGGGGGCATCCAGGCTTCGCTTAGGTTCAGGACAAATATGTGGGTGCAGAAGAGATGTTGGAGGAAGGGTGGTAATGGGGGCTGGGCATTGGCGATGTTGATGTTTCAGATACTGAACAACTAGAGAATCTAGTGTCACGCGCTCAAGGTTGTTGGGCTGAAGGTCATTCACTACTTGGGAGGATGGTGTCATCTGACCTAGATTTGAGATGCGGTACTGATTCTCATCCACATAGTCAGTTCTTGTTGACTCCTTAGATTACTTGGTGTGAAAAGCCCAATAGCATCAGTATGAAGGCTGCTTTTACGAACTGTACGAGAGCGAAGTCCCTGATCCCCAACATTTAGTCGCTTTGCAGATGATGAAAACATTGATATATCCTTTAAATCCGATAACTTTCGTTTGGAGGGCAAGGTAATTGGAGTCTTGAACTGAGTTTCAGCGTTAAGTTTCACTGAAGATTCAGATGGATCCTCTATTATACTTGTTTCTGAAGACTCTTTCCCAGTACGTAGCCATTTTTTGGATGATGAATGCCGAGAGTCAACAACTTGGTGTCTTGTATGGGAACCAAAAGATGATGAAAAAGTTAGTGACTTTTTCTTTGCAGAGACGGGATAACTTTTCCAGCAAGCATCCTCGTTCTTTGAATTAGATTTTAATTTGCTAATGAGAAACCCTCTAGGAGTACGACCAAGAGGCCACTGAATTTGTGTTGAAGAAGCTTCCTGTGTTGTGGGTTGTTGTGCAAGAGAAGATGGAGCAAGTAAAGATGGCAAAGGAGTTAACTGAGCCTCTTTAAGCAATAAAGAAGCAGTTTGTCCCAATCCAGATGCCTGTAAGTGTTCATGAATTAAGAGCAAGAGTTCCCTGCATAAGACAAACAGCAAATAAAAAGCCATCAGAAGGGATACCACAGTTAAGGTTGGGGTTTGGTGGAAGAACTGAAAATGTATGCAAAAAAAGACTGGATACCTTGAAGGTTAGTAATAGGAGTGGCAGCAGCTATAGCAGCCCTTTCTATGCGCCTTAATGTAGGTGTAGCTGCATAACTAGCAACTAATGTACTTGCACGCCCTAAATTAGCCACAATCTAcaaagaaattacaacataagTATCAATAGCCTTTATCGAGCATATGTATGTAACTCAGGTTTAATTTAAGCAAGATCACTGATTATTGAACAGTATAATTGATACCGGTTTTCGGTGCTTTAATCACAAATTACCCCACTGTTTTTACTGTGTCTTCTTTATCAAAGATTTATTTACCGTGTAAACAATTTAATacttaaaagtttgtttttcTAGAAAGTTAAATATAATTAGTTTCTAAGCAAAGCTTAACTTTTTTTAAGCTCAAATAAAAAGGTTCTAGCTTGCATATAACTGTGGAGAATTCAATACATATTGAGAATGTATATCGACTAATCTTCTAAATCATAACACAAACAAAATTgccaaggaaaaaaaaaatacaaaaaaaaaaaaaaaaaaaaactcattatatGATATTAGTCTAGCTTGCATATAACTGTAGAGAATAATAATATACGTGCATGGCAACAAAAAACATTAATACCAATTAACTCAATTCAGACACCAAACAGGCACACAGCATTAGTCCATAACAAGTTCACTCAAACCAACAACATGCACTAAAACACAAACTTCAGCGTCAGCAAAGAGTAGAGGTGCTCACCCAAATTAACTCGATTGCAGCCTGGGATAGTTCAGCTTGCCACCTACCCTGTTCTGTTCCGAGTGTCGTACTGCCTGAAAATTTGGCAGTGGGCTGCATTGCATGTCCATGCATTGTTTTAATAATGCAGTCTATTAAGCTCTTAGAGTGAAACATCATTTAGACAGCTTCACATATAAAGCACAAGACACTGTTACTTTGAGTAAGCCTACTGACCAATCACATATGAAATGACAGCAGCATGACTGGCTAATTGGCTACTGCATTAGAAGTGAGTTTTCAGTTACATAATGAAAAGTCTTCAGATTATTATCATGACGAAGACGTGCTTTTCTCTGTTCAGGTATAATaatcaattaataattaatgcaattacttttaaattttaaatattaacaACAATAATGCAATTGTGTTTATTCAGGATGAGGATGGGAGTACGATGGAATACAGAAAATGGGATCCGTTCAAATCAAGATTTGCTGCGGCTATACTATCTGGTGCACAAGACATATCGATCGTAAGTTttccaaattattattatgcaTCTTTTAAAGAACTCCATTTCTTGTTAACACAAAATTTCTTGTCGAAATTGTTCCATTCATACTCCActcaaatatatacaaaaacaagataataaaagaaaaaacaaagcaTTAAGAAACCACAAAGCATTAAGAATAGATTAGCCTACTTGGTTGGGTGACTGCCGTGAAGTGGAGATTATAAATCATctacttttgtattttttggCAGCGTTTAGAGTGTTATTTTAAAGTTGATAGGAATTTCTCACGCTTTAACTAAAGATTCTCTTCAAAATTCTATCAAATTTTacaatttaatttgaaaatCTAAGGGCATGCAAGAAAGACTTTGTAATAACCGACTGATTTATGTTTTGCAGAAACTTGGTTCACGTGTACTCGTGCTGAACTCACGAGATGATGCACTCTCCGGAATGACTATTTCACATATATCAGATATTGTTGGCCCTGTCagtgtttatttttatattacatgtttccattcatttttgtacatttattattatttattctatGTTTTCTATACCACAGCAAGGCATGGTCTACGTAGTAGAGGAAGCGAGTCGCTCTCTTCTAACAATGGCAAGTAAAAGGTTTAACATAGTACCAATTGTTTATGGTGAGATTCCACGCAAATACCGCATGCTCATCAATGTTGTCGATGTGTTGTTTGCTGCACTTGATTCTCCCAAAGAGATTCCTTTCTCCCTCTCTTCTAATCTTGTGTTTTCAATCTTGATAATTCTTATTGATTATTAGTTAAACTATAAGTTAAATTattgtaaatgaatatttatgtaatttttaatttaaagttaGAGTTAATTATGTATATATTATCTATCAGTTTTATGTGTTACAAGTGTAATAAACAAGTTAAATTATCTTCTGACTTTTTActttgattgaaattaaagaagaaaaactcATAGAAACATTGGTGCAGAATTACAATTTTATTGAAAGAAGGATTTAAGAGAACTTTATTGAAATCATTTTGTATTCATTTGTCAGGTCCGAGAGGCATTTTTGAATGCTGCCTATTTTCTCAAAACCGGGGGAAAGTATTTAGTTTATGTCCAGGTATTATATCTTGATgtattttttgtaatattttattcATGTGAACCATGTTACTAATCGACTAACCGGTGTATATGACAGGGAAATTGCAATGAACCGTCACACTGTTACTTTGAGTAAGCCTACTGACCAATCACATATGAAATGACAGCAGCAAGCTGCAGCATGACTGCTAATTGGCTACTGCATTAGAAGTGAGTTTTCAGTTACATAATGAAAAGTCTTCAGATTATTATCAAGGCATTTGGTAATTAATCAGGATTTACCAAATTAGCATATACTAAACTTCTCTCTAACAACAATCTAAAAGATCTTAGAACTTTCTAGATTACACTAATACAaaactgtttaaaaaaaaacaacactaaTACACAAAAATTTCAGAGTCGGTGCAGAAACAGAACTAATcacaaaaataaatctcataaaattGTTCGTAGTATTGTGAAATGTAGATCAATAGAGTGATCTAGTGAATCCTCAAATGCTCACAGTGGAGCGAGCAGCTTGATTGGAAAAATCTAGGTGAGCTTACTGACCACAAACACACATAAAGGAGCAACCATGCAGTTGCAGTGTGAATGGCTAATTAGTCACCATAAACTatctaaaacaataaaaaacttCAATTATCAATTTACCATGTGTGTTGGTTAAAATCCCGATTTGAATCATAAAATCCCAAGATTTTGCAATTATTTATTGCCCTCAGCGATTAAGAGTATGCACATAATCCAATTTTGGCGGAATCGGGTGGATACACCCCTATTATGCTTatgaatgaatttaaatttacatAAGCATTTCAAATATGATTTACACAAGTATTTCTAGTGATTCAATTTTAAGGTTTTTTATGCCTTACTAATGCTAATCTATATGCATATATTATGATTCCAAGATTTACGATTTTACTTCCTTCTCGATTTTGCGAAAAACCTCAATTTTAACTACCTTGaccatataatataaattgcATTAAATTAACCATAAAAAATGTAACCGCTCTAACAGCGATGTAACAGATCATAGGACTTACCAGATTACATTACatgaaaatacaaaaaacaCAGAATTGCATGCAGAAACAGAACTAATCATAATAATGAATTTCATAAAACTGATCCTAATGTAGTGAAATGCAGTTCAATAGAGTGGAAAAAGGCTCGTCGACTactcattatatttttatcgGTGTTTTTTCTCACTAATTAACTGCTCTGACAGATCATAAATCTTTTTAGATTACACgaaaatacaaaacaaacaaaaaatacagAATAACGTGCAGAAACAGAACTAATCACAAAAATAATCTCATAAAACTGTTCCTAATGTAATGAAATGTAGTTCAACTCGCAATGGAACATCTTCTTTGGTGCTTGCAATAAAGATGTCTCTAGATCGATGCCGAGGTCTAGCCCACTTAGCTCACTCCACTATTCTCTCCAAAAAAATTTCGAAAACTGTAAAACCATTATCACTTATTAGCACACGCCAATCGAAAACCATAAACAATCCCACATAAAGATAATAGAATTCGTCATCGTTCAACCAAAACTGACTGCTTACCACCAACCTTACAGCAGTTGTTGCACAATCCATGACCTGAGTAAGGCAAAATTCCCAGGACTCTGCCAATCTTGGTCTGCTAGTACTCTCATATGAAGCATGTGTGCTTCCCTTAAAAACCCGCCTTCGCCACCGTATATAAAAAAGTTTTCGTTTACAAGAAAGTCATGGAGGGGGAAAATAGCCACGCAACAAGTCCCTACCTCATCATAACCGTCCATCCCCAAGGATATGCCGTGAATCCAGTCTTGATGAAGTCCGACCAATACCATCTGGCATCTATACAAGAACGCATCCCCTTCAAGAACACCCGGAGTATGTCCAACGTTCACCGATCGTGCCATCATTGGCACCACGATCTCGGGAATTGTAGCGAGAACAGCACCGTAGGCTTCAGCATAGGTAAAATTGACGGCAAAACGAAAGAAGTCATAGAGATTTAACACTCCCAAAACCAAAAGTCGATCCACCACCGCCTCCATTTCCGACCAAATCTTGTCGAAATCTCTATTTGGTCGGAAATGGAGGCGGTGGTGGATCGACTTTTGGTTTTGGGAGTGTTAAATCTCTATGACTTCTTTCGTTTTGCCGTCAATTTTACCTATGCTGAAGCCTACGGTGCTGTTCTCGCTACAATTCCCGAGATCGTGCTGCCAATGATGGCACGATCGGTGAACGTTGGACATACTCCGGGTGTTCTTGAAGGGGATGCGTTCTTGTATAGATGCCAGATGGTATTGGTCGGACTTCATCAAGACTGGATTCGCGGCATATCCTTGGGGATGGACGGTTATGATGAGGTAGGGACTTGTTGCGTGGCTATTTTCCCCCTCCATGACTTTCTTGTAAACGAAAACTCTTTTATATACGGTGGCGAAGGCGGGTTTTTAAGGGAAGCACACATGCTTCATATGAGAGTACTAGCAGACCAAGATTGGCAGAGTCCTGAGAATTTTGCCTTACTCAGGTCCATGGATTGTGCAACTGCTGTAAGGTTGGTGGTAAGCAGTCAGATTTGGTTGAACGATGACGAATTCTATTATCTTTATGTGGGATTGTTTATGGTTTTCGATTGGCGTGTGCTAATAAGTGATAATGGTTTTACagttttcgaatttttttttggagagaATAGTGGAGTGAGCTAAGTGGGCTAGACCTCGGCATCGATCTAGAGACATCTTTATTGCAAGCACCAAAGAAGATGTTCCATTGCGAGTTGAACTACATTTCATTACATTAGGAACAGTTTTATGAGATTATTTTTGTGATTAGTTCTGTTTCTGCACGTTATTctgtattttttgtttgttttgtattttcGTGTAATCTAGAAAGATTTATGATCTGTTAGAGCAGTTAATTAGTGAGAAAAAACACcgataaaaatataatgagtAGTCGACGAGCCTTTTTCCACTCTATTGAACTGCATTTCACTACATTAGGATCAGTTTTATGAAATTCATTATTATGATTAGTTCTGTTTCTGCATGCAATTCTGtgttttttgtattttcatGTAATGTAATCTGGTAAGTACATCGCTGTTAGAGCGGTTACATTTTTTATGGTTAATTTAGTgcaatttatattatatggtCAAGGTAGTTAAAATTGAGGTTTTTCGCAAAATCGAGAAGAAAGTAAAATCGTAAATCTTGGAATCATAATATATGCATATAGATTAGCATTAGTAAGGCATAGAAAACCTTAAAATTGAATCACTAGAAATACTTGTGTAAATCATATTTGAAATGCTTatgtaaatttaaattcattcatAAGCATAATAGGGGTGTATCCACCCGATTCCGCCAAAATTGGATTATGTGCATACTCTTAATCGCTGAGGGCAATAAATAATTGCAAAATCTTGGGATTTTATGATTCAAATCGGGATTTTAACTAACACACATGGTAAATTGATAATTGaagttttttattgttttagatAGTTTATGGTGACTAATTAGCCATTCACACTGCAACTGCATGGTTGCTCCTTTATGTGTGTTTGTGGTCAGTAAGCTCACCTAGATTTTTCCAATCAAGATGCTCGCTCCACTGTGAGCATTTGAGGATTCACTAGATCACTCTATTGATCTACATTTCACAATACTACGAACaattttatgagatttatttttgtgATTAGTTCTGTTTCTGCACCGACTCTGAAATTTTTGTGTAttagtgttgttttttttaaacaattttgtATTAGTGTAATCTAGAAAGTTCTAAGATCTTTTAGATTGTTGTTAGAGAGAAGTTTAGTATATGCTAATTTAGTAAATCCTGATTAATTACCAAATGCCTTGATAATAATCTGAAGACTTTTCATTATGTAACTGAAAACTCACTTCTATGGAGTAGCCAATTAGCCAGTCATGCTGCAGCTTGCTGCTGTCATTTCATATGTGATTGGTCAGTAGGCTTACTCAAAGTAACAGTGTGACGGTTCATTGCAATTTCCCTGTCATATACACCGGTTAGTCGATTAGTAACATGGT encodes:
- the LOC123882315 gene encoding rRNA 2'-O-methyltransferase fibrillarin 1-like, whose translation is MEYRKWDPFKSRFAAAILSGAQDISIKLGSRVLVLNSRDDALSGMTISHISDIVGPQGMVYVVEEASRSLLTMASKRFNIVPIVYGEIPRKYRMLINVVDVLFAALDSPKEVREAFLNAAYFLKTGGKYLVYVQGNCNEPSHCYFE